A DNA window from Roseovarius sp. Pro17 contains the following coding sequences:
- a CDS encoding SDR family oxidoreductase — MGRALVTGAGKRLGRAMALELAARGHDVAVHYHSSDSGAEAVAGEIRALGRSAAPLQADLLNEDEVTRLLPAAAEALGGPITVLVNSASIFDYDTLESATRSSWDRHFGSNLRAPFVLTQALAAQVPDPEIDENGEPVAQGLVVNMIDQRVRKLTPEFMTYTLAKMGLWAFTQTAAQALAPRVRVNAIGPGPTLRATRQSEAHFAAQRATTVLERGANVQDITGALAYFLGASAVTGQLLCIDGGQHLGWKTPDVLGVE, encoded by the coding sequence ATGGGACGTGCATTGGTAACTGGGGCCGGCAAAAGGCTGGGCCGCGCGATGGCGCTGGAACTGGCGGCGCGTGGCCATGACGTGGCTGTGCACTATCACAGTTCGGACAGCGGCGCCGAGGCTGTCGCCGGCGAGATTCGCGCATTGGGCCGCAGTGCCGCCCCCCTTCAGGCGGATTTGTTGAACGAGGATGAGGTCACGCGCCTCTTGCCTGCCGCCGCCGAGGCGTTGGGCGGGCCGATCACGGTGCTGGTCAACTCGGCCTCGATCTTTGACTACGATACGCTGGAAAGCGCGACGCGCAGTAGCTGGGATCGCCATTTCGGATCGAACCTGCGCGCGCCTTTCGTGCTGACGCAGGCGCTGGCGGCGCAGGTGCCGGACCCTGAGATTGACGAGAACGGCGAACCGGTGGCCCAAGGCCTCGTCGTCAATATGATCGACCAGCGCGTGCGCAAGCTGACGCCGGAATTCATGACCTATACACTGGCCAAGATGGGACTCTGGGCGTTCACCCAGACCGCCGCGCAGGCGCTGGCGCCGCGTGTGCGCGTCAACGCCATAGGCCCCGGCCCGACCCTGCGCGCCACCCGCCAAAGCGAGGCGCATTTTGCCGCGCAGCGCGCCACCACAGTGCTGGAAAGAGGCGCGAATGTGCAGGATATCACCGGCGCCCTGGCCTATTTTCTGGGTGCGTCCGCAGTGACCGGGCAGTTGCTATGCATAGATGGTGGACAGCATCTGGGATGGAAGACTCCGGACGTTCTGGGGGTTGAATAG
- a CDS encoding calcium/sodium antiporter: MMVWAFAGLGLVILLLAGDALVKGAVNLSLRVGIPALIVSLTIVAFGTSAPELLISINAVLMNKPGLALGNVIGSNTANVLLVLGLPAILSVIHSSQCDTRKTYVYMLIASVLFIGLAFVGIFTFWSGLILLAALALVMFILARDARNHRRAERACPAEGIEGADPNMPWWQIAVFLVLGLVGLPLGADLLVDNASIIARDYGVSDAVIGLTLVALGTSLPELATTIMAALRKQADVALGNVIGSNMFNLLGIIGVASLIRPIPVDVEFLRFDLRVMLAASLALIPFVFLKVDIGRVIGVILTVVYLAYVTIILI; the protein is encoded by the coding sequence ATGATGGTCTGGGCATTTGCGGGGCTGGGGCTGGTTATCCTGCTGCTGGCGGGCGATGCGCTGGTCAAGGGCGCGGTCAACCTCAGCCTGCGGGTCGGTATCCCGGCGCTGATCGTCAGCCTGACGATCGTGGCCTTTGGCACGTCGGCACCCGAATTGCTGATCTCGATCAACGCCGTCCTGATGAACAAGCCGGGGCTGGCACTGGGCAATGTCATCGGCTCGAACACTGCCAATGTGCTGCTGGTGCTGGGCCTGCCTGCGATCCTGTCGGTGATCCATTCGTCACAGTGTGACACGCGCAAGACCTATGTTTATATGCTGATCGCCAGCGTGTTGTTCATAGGGCTGGCGTTCGTTGGCATCTTTACCTTCTGGTCGGGGCTGATCCTGCTGGCGGCGCTGGCGCTGGTCATGTTCATCCTTGCGCGCGATGCGCGCAATCATCGCCGGGCTGAGCGTGCCTGTCCTGCCGAAGGGATCGAAGGCGCTGACCCCAATATGCCGTGGTGGCAGATCGCCGTTTTTCTGGTGCTGGGCCTCGTCGGCCTGCCGCTGGGGGCTGATTTGCTGGTCGACAACGCGTCGATCATCGCGCGCGACTATGGCGTCAGCGATGCCGTGATCGGCCTGACGCTGGTGGCACTGGGCACGTCGCTGCCGGAACTGGCGACCACCATCATGGCCGCCCTGCGCAAGCAGGCGGACGTGGCGCTGGGCAACGTCATCGGCTCGAATATGTTCAACCTGTTGGGCATCATCGGCGTCGCCTCGCTGATCAGGCCGATCCCGGTCGATGTCGAATTCCTGCGCTTTGACCTGAGGGTCATGCTGGCCGCGTCACTGGCGCTGATCCCGTTTGTTTTCCTCAAGGTCGATATAGGTCGCGTGATTGGCGTCATCTTGACCGTGGTCTATCTGGCCTATGTGACCATCATATTGATCTAA
- a CDS encoding S49 family peptidase: MTKWSTLKSRLPFIKSHPRVAVVRLSGTIGTGRMSLNDETLAPMLEKAFKRGKPRAVALLINSPGGSPVQSSLIAGRIRRLAEDKGVHVHAFVEDVAASGGYWLAASADDIWVDFGSIVGSIGVISAGFGLPVFLARQGIERRVHTSGKSKSTLDPFLPQKQEDVDRLKDLLEDMHSGFIAYVKERRGAKLADNPDIFTGEFWLGRRAVKLGLVDGEAHMVPKLQELYGKDVRLMQYGRKKGLLSRFGVTLVEDTIAAVENRAHFARFGL, encoded by the coding sequence ATGACAAAATGGTCCACCCTCAAATCCCGCCTGCCGTTCATCAAATCGCACCCGCGCGTGGCGGTCGTGCGCCTCAGCGGCACTATCGGCACAGGCCGCATGTCGCTGAACGATGAGACGCTCGCGCCCATGCTTGAAAAGGCGTTTAAAAGGGGCAAGCCGCGGGCGGTCGCCTTGCTGATCAACTCGCCCGGCGGATCGCCTGTTCAATCGTCGTTGATTGCGGGTCGTATCCGGCGGCTTGCCGAGGACAAGGGCGTGCACGTCCATGCCTTTGTCGAGGATGTCGCAGCCTCCGGCGGCTATTGGCTGGCGGCGTCGGCGGATGATATCTGGGTCGATTTCGGATCAATCGTCGGGTCCATCGGCGTCATCTCGGCGGGCTTTGGCCTGCCCGTGTTTCTGGCCCGTCAGGGGATCGAGCGGCGCGTGCATACCTCGGGCAAGTCGAAATCGACGCTGGACCCGTTCCTTCCGCAAAAGCAAGAGGATGTTGACCGCCTCAAGGATCTGCTCGAGGACATGCACAGCGGCTTTATCGCTTATGTCAAGGAACGGCGCGGGGCCAAATTGGCCGACAACCCTGATATTTTCACCGGCGAATTCTGGCTGGGCCGTCGCGCGGTCAAGCTGGGGCTGGTCGATGGCGAAGCGCACATGGTGCCCAAACTGCAAGAGCTATACGGCAAGGACGTGCGCCTGATGCAATATGGTCGCAAGAAGGGCCTGCTGTCGCGCTTTGGCGTTACACTTGTCGAAGACACCATCGCCGCTGTCGAGAACCGCGCGCATTTCGCGCGCTTCGGGCTGTAG
- a CDS encoding ABC transporter permease — protein sequence MNFPAIWAIYLYEMKRFFRTLMESLLSPVISTSLYFVVFGAAIGSRIDQVEGISYGAFIVPGLIMLSVMTQAISNASFGIYFPKFIGTIFELLSAPVNFLEIVLGYVGAAATKSLIIGIVILVTAGFFVDIQIMHPWAMLAFLLLTCISFSLFGFIIGIWAENFQQLQLIPLLVITPLIFLGGAFYSISMLPENWQTVALFNPVVYLVSGFRWSFFGTADVGVGWSLLAIAGFTGICMGIVWWIFRTGYRIKS from the coding sequence ATGAACTTTCCAGCGATCTGGGCGATCTACCTCTATGAAATGAAGCGGTTCTTTCGCACCCTGATGGAGAGCTTGCTGTCGCCCGTCATCTCGACCTCTCTTTATTTCGTGGTCTTTGGCGCCGCGATCGGCAGCCGCATCGATCAGGTCGAGGGCATTAGCTACGGTGCGTTCATCGTGCCGGGCCTCATCATGCTCAGCGTCATGACGCAGGCAATCAGCAACGCGTCCTTTGGCATCTATTTCCCGAAATTCATCGGCACGATTTTCGAGTTGCTGTCGGCCCCGGTTAATTTCCTTGAAATTGTGCTGGGCTATGTCGGCGCGGCGGCGACGAAATCGCTGATCATCGGCATCGTGATCCTTGTCACCGCAGGCTTCTTTGTCGACATCCAAATCATGCACCCGTGGGCGATGCTGGCCTTTCTGCTGCTCACCTGCATCAGTTTCAGCCTGTTTGGCTTTATCATCGGCATCTGGGCGGAAAACTTTCAACAGCTACAACTAATCCCGCTCCTGGTGATCACGCCGCTGATCTTCCTCGGCGGCGCGTTCTACTCCATCTCGATGTTACCCGAAAACTGGCAGACGGTGGCGCTGTTCAATCCGGTGGTTTACCTTGTTTCGGGGTTTCGCTGGTCCTTCTTTGGCACGGCAGATGTCGGCGTCGGCTGGTCACTGCTGGCCATTGCGGGCTTTACCGGTATCTGCATGGGGATCGTCTGGTGGATATTTAGAACCGGATACCGGATCAAATCCTGA
- a CDS encoding ABC transporter ATP-binding protein: MTAIVDVQNMGKVYGGGHVALKDVSLAIEEGEIIALLGPNGAGKTTLISALCGIVTPTSGSATVGGHDVITGYRKARAMIGLVPQEIALEPFEKVINTVRFSRGLFGKSRDDALIEKILRQLSLWDKRGSRTRELSGGMKRRVLIAKALCHEPRVLFLDEPTAGVDVELRRDMWQIVEELRKSGVTIILTTHYIEEAEAIADRIAVINKGEILLVEPKADLMARMGRKTLRIDLTEPLPAVPDTLADYDLTLGEGGQSLSYTYDSTGERTGITRLLQAIANEGLSLSDIQTTQSSLEEIFVGLINEGEQ, encoded by the coding sequence ATGACAGCTATCGTTGACGTCCAGAACATGGGCAAGGTCTATGGCGGCGGACATGTCGCGCTCAAGGACGTGTCGCTCGCGATTGAAGAGGGCGAGATCATCGCGCTGCTCGGCCCCAACGGCGCGGGCAAGACGACGCTGATCTCGGCGCTTTGCGGTATCGTCACGCCGACCAGCGGAAGCGCCACTGTTGGCGGGCATGACGTGATCACCGGTTATCGCAAGGCGCGCGCGATGATCGGGCTGGTCCCGCAGGAAATCGCGCTGGAGCCGTTCGAGAAGGTCATCAACACGGTTCGTTTCTCGCGCGGCCTCTTTGGCAAGTCCCGCGACGATGCGCTGATCGAGAAAATTTTGCGCCAGCTCAGCCTCTGGGACAAGCGCGGGTCGCGCACCCGCGAGCTGTCGGGCGGGATGAAGCGCCGCGTGCTGATCGCCAAGGCGCTCTGCCACGAGCCGCGCGTTCTGTTTCTGGACGAACCGACCGCAGGCGTCGATGTCGAGCTGCGCCGTGACATGTGGCAGATCGTCGAAGAGCTGCGCAAATCCGGCGTCACCATCATCCTGACCACGCATTACATCGAAGAGGCCGAGGCGATCGCCGACCGCATCGCCGTCATCAACAAAGGCGAGATCCTGCTGGTCGAGCCCAAGGCCGACCTGATGGCCCGCATGGGCCGCAAGACCCTGCGCATCGATTTGACCGAGCCATTGCCAGCTGTGCCCGATACGCTGGCCGACTATGATCTGACGCTGGGCGAGGGCGGTCAATCACTAAGCTACACCTACGATTCCACCGGCGAGCGGACGGGCATCACGCGCCTCTTGCAGGCCATCGCGAACGAAGGATTATCGCTGAGCGACATCCAGACCACGCAAAGCAGCCTGGAAGAGATATTCGTCGGGCTGATAAATGAGGGCGAGCAATGA
- a CDS encoding flavin monoamine oxidase family protein: MSDPQIIIVGAGAAGIGAALECEARGISYVVLEAATRVGGRAYTAEAGLPKPWDHGCHWLHCADENPLVAWADRLGATYRQQDVANPFMVWTDGAFGNTEEIAEYGAAVTHAFEAIEASNRDVPIPEVLPDAGRWTPSVRLIVALMAGDDGGDVSASAYADYRDTDHNWPVLSGYGALITAMAEGLNIRTGVAVKAIHQRGTGASVTMDQGKLEAAGVIVTASTNVLTRGAIHFSPGPAADLAFELDRVPCGIYEKVAFAMDALPQEMTQTRFLSVQQSGHDIATNFQIVHGDAPMMLCHMAGALAHTLVMAGPEAMIDYARGALVDAFGTQIEGRITGTATTNWTTDPLVLGSYSHARPGWAQFRRDMITRETGSVAFAGEAFSPNWQATAHGAYASGRDVAARMAKNLR, translated from the coding sequence ATGAGCGATCCTCAGATCATCATCGTTGGCGCAGGCGCCGCCGGTATCGGCGCGGCGTTGGAATGCGAGGCGCGCGGCATTTCTTATGTGGTGCTTGAGGCGGCGACACGCGTCGGCGGGCGTGCCTATACGGCAGAGGCGGGCCTGCCCAAGCCGTGGGATCATGGCTGTCACTGGCTGCATTGCGCAGACGAAAACCCGCTGGTCGCATGGGCGGATCGACTAGGGGCTACCTACCGGCAGCAGGACGTCGCCAATCCGTTTATGGTTTGGACCGACGGCGCGTTCGGCAATACAGAGGAAATCGCAGAATACGGCGCGGCCGTTACCCATGCCTTCGAGGCCATTGAGGCCTCAAACCGCGACGTGCCGATTCCCGAGGTGCTGCCCGATGCCGGGCGCTGGACACCGTCGGTGCGGCTGATCGTGGCATTGATGGCCGGGGATGACGGCGGGGACGTGTCCGCCTCGGCCTATGCCGATTACCGGGACACCGATCACAACTGGCCCGTTCTGTCAGGTTATGGCGCGCTTATCACAGCGATGGCCGAGGGGCTGAACATCCGCACCGGCGTTGCTGTGAAGGCCATCCACCAGCGCGGCACTGGCGCAAGCGTGACCATGGATCAGGGCAAGCTGGAGGCGGCGGGTGTAATTGTTACCGCATCGACCAATGTCCTCACGCGCGGCGCAATCCACTTTAGCCCCGGCCCTGCCGCCGATCTGGCGTTCGAACTCGACCGCGTTCCGTGCGGGATTTATGAAAAGGTCGCCTTCGCCATGGATGCGCTGCCGCAGGAAATGACCCAGACCCGGTTTTTGTCAGTTCAACAGAGCGGCCACGATATAGCGACTAATTTCCAAATCGTGCATGGGGATGCGCCCATGATGCTGTGCCATATGGCCGGAGCACTCGCGCATACGCTAGTGATGGCAGGGCCTGAGGCCATGATCGACTATGCGCGCGGCGCTCTTGTTGATGCTTTCGGGACGCAGATCGAGGGTCGGATCACCGGCACCGCCACCACTAACTGGACGACCGATCCATTGGTGCTGGGATCGTATTCCCACGCCCGTCCCGGCTGGGCGCAGTTCCGGCGCGACATGATCACGCGCGAGACCGGCAGCGTCGCATTTGCCGGTGAGGCGTTTTCGCCAAATTGGCAGGCAACGGCGCATGGCGCCTATGCCAGCGGGCGGGATGTGGCGGCGCGGATGGCAAAAAATCTTAGGTGA
- a CDS encoding carbon monoxide dehydrogenase subunit G: MQMSDTRTIEADKATVWAALLSPEVLKECVPGATEVTGSAEDGFEAVVTQKVGPVKATFRGAVTISNVVDQTSLTLTGEGKGGAAGFAKGAADVRLDEADGVTTLSYDVEAKVGGKLAQLGSRIVDGFAKKMADQFFTRLEEVIEGPKEGDDEPEAEKKGWLKRLIT, encoded by the coding sequence ATGCAAATGAGCGACACACGCACGATCGAGGCAGACAAGGCCACCGTTTGGGCCGCGCTACTCAGCCCCGAGGTGCTGAAGGAATGCGTGCCGGGCGCGACCGAGGTGACCGGCAGCGCCGAGGACGGGTTTGAGGCGGTCGTCACGCAAAAGGTCGGCCCGGTCAAGGCTACCTTTCGCGGTGCCGTCACCATCAGCAACGTGGTGGATCAAACCAGCCTCACCCTGACAGGCGAAGGCAAGGGCGGCGCGGCGGGTTTTGCCAAAGGTGCCGCCGATGTGCGCCTCGATGAGGCGGACGGCGTCACCACGCTGAGCTACGATGTCGAGGCCAAGGTCGGCGGCAAGCTGGCGCAGCTGGGCAGTCGCATCGTCGATGGGTTTGCCAAGAAGATGGCCGACCAGTTCTTTACCCGCCTCGAAGAGGTGATTGAGGGGCCAAAGGAAGGCGATGACGAACCCGAGGCCGAGAAAAAGGGCTGGCTGAAGCGGCTTATCACCTAA
- a CDS encoding translocation/assembly module TamB domain-containing protein → MKKARILRIIHTLALALTLLTALPQLAAAQEDDRGLLQGFIEDNLSSAGRSVRIEGFRGALSSEASLDLLTIADDDGIWLTLKDVTLDWSRLALLRGRLQVSKLSAGEILLPRTPKTDDTVEIPDAEATGFSLPDLPVAINVDEIAAEKIVLGAPILGEEVSLALTGSLQLDDGAGNAKLDVTRLDRANDEVTLDVSYANSDHVLAIDLVVTEDEGGIASKLMGIPGTPSIKLTVQGDAPLDEFTAQIALDTDGERRLGGAVQIAAPATDPETGEGAPLSFSADIRGDIAPVFAPEYRAFFGPEMALVVKGSKPVDGGLGIQTLSLSADALKLDGSLQLGADGWPERFDLTGRLASKDGTPVLLPLSGEPTTLDDVDLSLTYDLAEGEEWRLSLTATGLEREDITLETASLKGGGTIAKGEGSAPGRVDGALDLAATGLAVTDPDLAGALGEALSGNVVFDWTEGDPFRLSELSVKGDDYDLTGEAAIMGLGKPIDPRATASVKLNAADLSRFAGLAGAELKGAAQLQIDGGITPSQGTMEAKVTGSAQDLAVGQPRLDPLLKGRTQLDIAARRGKDGTFLDKLRVTSPTTDLTASGAYITGASMADLALTVQDASLIEPSLKGPAKLNVDADQSGDVWTIRAGASGPGEATLTADGTVSVIGGKPGLFDLRASAVASDFAPYSTLAGRDLGGAASVVVDAKGNVSDLSGQADLVMNGQDLAVGIAQADAILRGTSSAEISAQRSADGGLTLSKGLLSTPMIDADVEGFMGADGTAQGKADITGNDLAVGIPQVDRILRGNSRAQIEALRSADGTITIKRGDVKTPMIDANATGFYAANGSAEASVDVTGDSIAIGIPQVDQLLRGRSSLKAEVARGADGTLTINQADLDTSQLTAKASGTVGTDGSSAATIDARLANVALFAPGIPGPATANGTIRGDGSGYVVDLDATGPAGIAADVSGRVGNDGTMNLSIDGNAPLALANSFISPRSLSGLAQFSLRVNGPPALSSVTGTITTSGAGLALPKVKLALEGINANIRLDGSAAQIDIGAGVNTGGRLAANGRIGLTAPYQADIAADLKNIGITDPGLYTTTANGRITFRGPATGGAKIAGQINLGEVNVRVPSGAIASGANLPGLRHVNEPAAVRRTRAFADMLDNGGNGGPGTDNGGGVAYDLDVRVNAPARIFIRGRGLDAELGGALRLRGTTAQVIPEGQFDLIRGRLDLLGKRLDLTEGYLRMQGSFVPFLHLVAQTTSGDIQVLIGIDGPADEPEITFTSQPELPEDQVVSQLIFGRDISQISAFQALQLASAVATLAGKGGGGVVGKLRKGFGLDNLDVTTGADDQTEVRAGKYLSDNLYSEVEVDSDGQSQINLNLEINKRLKAKGSFGADGDSGLGIFFEKDY, encoded by the coding sequence ATGAAAAAGGCACGCATCTTGCGCATCATTCACACTCTCGCACTGGCCCTGACGCTGTTGACCGCACTGCCGCAACTGGCGGCGGCTCAGGAGGACGACCGCGGCCTGCTGCAAGGTTTCATTGAGGATAATCTGTCGTCTGCGGGTCGCTCGGTACGCATCGAGGGGTTTCGCGGCGCGCTCAGCAGCGAGGCGTCGCTGGACCTGCTGACCATTGCGGATGATGATGGCATCTGGCTGACGCTCAAGGACGTGACGCTGGATTGGAGCCGCCTCGCCCTGCTGCGCGGCCGCCTTCAGGTGTCCAAGCTGTCGGCGGGCGAGATATTGCTACCTCGCACGCCCAAGACGGACGATACCGTCGAAATCCCCGATGCCGAGGCCACTGGATTCTCCTTACCCGACCTGCCCGTTGCCATCAACGTCGACGAGATCGCGGCAGAAAAGATCGTGCTGGGCGCGCCGATCCTTGGCGAAGAGGTCAGCCTTGCACTGACCGGATCGCTGCAACTGGATGATGGCGCCGGCAACGCCAAGTTGGACGTCACCCGGCTGGACCGCGCGAATGACGAGGTAACGTTGGACGTCAGCTATGCAAATTCGGATCATGTGCTGGCGATCGATCTGGTCGTGACCGAGGACGAGGGCGGTATTGCCTCCAAGCTGATGGGCATTCCCGGCACGCCGTCGATCAAGCTGACCGTTCAGGGCGATGCGCCGCTGGATGAGTTCACAGCCCAGATCGCGCTGGACACCGATGGCGAGCGGCGCCTTGGCGGCGCGGTTCAAATTGCCGCCCCGGCCACCGATCCCGAGACTGGTGAGGGCGCACCGCTCAGCTTTTCGGCCGATATCCGTGGCGATATCGCGCCGGTTTTTGCCCCTGAATACCGCGCGTTCTTTGGCCCCGAAATGGCGCTGGTCGTAAAGGGGTCCAAGCCCGTTGATGGCGGCCTTGGTATCCAGACATTGTCGTTGAGCGCTGACGCGCTAAAGCTGGACGGCAGCCTGCAACTGGGCGCAGATGGCTGGCCCGAACGCTTTGATCTGACAGGGCGGCTGGCCTCGAAAGATGGAACGCCGGTCCTGCTGCCGCTGAGCGGCGAGCCGACGACACTGGACGACGTGGACCTCAGCCTGACCTACGATCTGGCAGAGGGCGAGGAATGGCGACTGTCGCTGACCGCCACCGGGCTGGAGCGCGAGGATATCACCTTGGAAACCGCATCGCTCAAGGGCGGCGGCACCATTGCCAAGGGCGAAGGCAGCGCGCCCGGCCGCGTCGACGGCGCGCTTGATCTGGCAGCGACGGGCCTTGCGGTAACTGACCCCGATCTGGCCGGCGCGCTGGGCGAGGCGCTGAGTGGCAACGTCGTGTTCGACTGGACCGAAGGCGACCCCTTTCGCCTCAGCGAACTGTCAGTGAAAGGGGATGACTATGACCTGACCGGCGAGGCCGCGATCATGGGTCTGGGCAAGCCGATCGACCCCCGCGCGACTGCATCGGTGAAATTGAACGCCGCCGATCTTTCGCGCTTTGCAGGGCTTGCGGGCGCCGAACTGAAAGGGGCTGCGCAGCTGCAAATCGACGGTGGTATCACGCCGAGCCAAGGCACGATGGAGGCCAAGGTGACCGGCAGTGCGCAGGATCTGGCTGTAGGTCAGCCGCGCCTCGATCCGCTGCTCAAGGGTCGCACGCAACTGGATATCGCGGCGCGGCGTGGCAAGGACGGCACGTTTCTCGACAAGCTGCGCGTTACTTCGCCCACGACCGATCTGACCGCCAGCGGTGCCTATATAACCGGTGCCAGCATGGCGGACCTTGCGCTAACCGTGCAGGATGCTTCGCTGATTGAGCCCAGCCTCAAGGGTCCGGCCAAATTGAATGTCGATGCCGATCAATCCGGCGATGTCTGGACGATCCGCGCGGGCGCCTCCGGCCCCGGCGAGGCAACGCTGACGGCGGATGGCACGGTCAGCGTAATCGGCGGCAAGCCGGGCCTGTTCGATCTGCGCGCCAGCGCCGTAGCCAGCGACTTTGCGCCCTATTCCACGCTTGCGGGTCGTGATCTGGGTGGTGCGGCCAGCGTTGTGGTTGACGCAAAGGGCAATGTCTCGGACCTCAGCGGGCAGGCGGATCTGGTGATGAACGGACAGGATCTGGCCGTTGGCATCGCGCAGGCCGATGCAATCCTGCGCGGCACCTCCAGCGCGGAAATCTCAGCCCAGCGAAGCGCCGATGGCGGGTTGACGCTGAGCAAGGGTTTGCTGAGTACGCCGATGATCGACGCCGATGTCGAGGGCTTCATGGGCGCCGATGGCACTGCGCAGGGCAAGGCCGACATCACCGGCAATGACCTTGCCGTGGGTATCCCGCAGGTTGACCGCATCCTGCGCGGCAACTCGCGCGCGCAGATCGAGGCGCTTCGCAGCGCCGATGGCACCATCACGATCAAGCGTGGGGACGTGAAAACCCCGATGATCGACGCCAATGCTACGGGTTTCTACGCCGCCAATGGCAGCGCCGAGGCCAGTGTCGATGTGACCGGCGACAGTATCGCCATTGGGATCCCGCAGGTCGACCAACTGCTGCGCGGCCGCTCCAGCCTCAAGGCCGAAGTGGCGCGCGGCGCGGACGGTACGCTGACGATCAATCAGGCCGATCTGGATACGTCTCAATTGACGGCCAAGGCATCAGGCACGGTTGGCACCGACGGCTCCTCGGCGGCGACGATCGATGCGCGGCTGGCCAATGTTGCGCTATTTGCGCCGGGTATTCCCGGCCCCGCGACCGCAAACGGCACGATCCGCGGCGATGGCAGCGGCTATGTGGTTGATCTGGACGCAACCGGCCCGGCGGGCATTGCGGCGGATGTTTCCGGCCGTGTCGGCAACGACGGCACAATGAACCTCAGTATCGATGGCAACGCACCTTTGGCGCTGGCCAATTCGTTCATCAGCCCGCGCAGCCTGTCTGGCCTCGCGCAGTTCAGCCTGCGCGTGAACGGCCCGCCTGCGCTGTCGTCGGTCACCGGCACGATCACTACCAGCGGCGCGGGGCTGGCCTTGCCCAAGGTCAAGCTGGCGCTGGAGGGGATCAACGCAAACATCCGTCTGGACGGTTCTGCTGCGCAGATAGATATCGGCGCGGGCGTCAACACTGGCGGGAGGCTGGCGGCGAATGGGCGCATCGGCCTGACCGCCCCCTATCAGGCCGATATAGCGGCCGATTTGAAGAATATCGGCATCACCGATCCGGGTCTCTACACGACTACAGCAAACGGGCGCATCACTTTTAGAGGGCCCGCGACTGGCGGCGCGAAGATCGCCGGGCAGATCAATCTGGGCGAGGTCAACGTGCGCGTGCCCAGCGGGGCCATTGCGTCGGGCGCGAACCTGCCCGGCCTGCGCCACGTGAACGAACCCGCTGCCGTGCGCCGCACCCGCGCCTTTGCCGATATGCTAGACAACGGCGGCAATGGCGGCCCCGGCACCGACAACGGTGGTGGGGTGGCCTATGATCTTGACGTGCGGGTCAACGCGCCTGCGCGCATCTTTATCCGGGGGCGGGGCCTCGACGCCGAACTGGGCGGCGCGCTGCGCCTGCGCGGCACCACGGCGCAGGTCATCCCCGAGGGTCAATTCGATTTGATCCGGGGGCGACTGGATCTGTTGGGCAAACGGCTGGACCTGACCGAAGGGTATCTGCGGATGCAGGGCAGTTTTGTGCCGTTCCTGCACCTTGTCGCACAGACCACCAGCGGTGACATTCAGGTGCTGATCGGCATCGACGGCCCGGCGGACGAGCCTGAGATCACCTTTACCTCGCAGCCGGAACTGCCTGAGGATCAGGTCGTCTCGCAGCTGATTTTCGGGCGCGACATCAGTCAGATTTCAGCCTTTCAGGCGCTGCAACTGGCATCGGCCGTCGCGACGCTGGCCGGCAAGGGTGGTGGTGGCGTTGTTGGCAAGCTGCGCAAGGGCTTTGGCCTCGATAATCTGGACGTGACCACTGGCGCGGACGACCAGACCGAGGTGCGCGCGGGCAAGTACCTGTCCGACAATCTTTATTCCGAGGTCGAAGTGGACAGCGATGGCCAGAGCCAGATCAACCTGAACCTTGAGATCAACAAAAGGCTCAAGGCCAAGGGCAGCTTTGGCGCCGACGGCGACAGCGGTTTGGGTATATTCTTTGAGAAAGATTATTGA